GCCCTCTCCATCCTGCATACCACGGCTTTCGCTACGGGCTTCATCGTGCTGGTCAGGCTGGGCCTGCAACAGAAAATTGACGACTGGCTGTTTGGCTCCATCATGAGCCTGTCCGACTCCGACCTGTGGATCGCCTTCGCCATCAGCTCCGTCAGCGTCCTGCTCCTGCTGCTCTTCCGCCGCCCCATCCTGATCTGTCTCTTTGACCCGGACATCGCCACCACGCTGGGAATCCCCTCCCGCCTCATCAGCTACGGCATCTTCACCCTGATCATTCTGGTGCTCGTTTCCTCCCTGCAGGCCGTGGGAGCGTTCCTGACACTGGGGCTGCTTGTCGGCCCCGCCGCCACGGTGTACCTGCTTACCAACAAGCCGGCCCATCTCTTCTGGGGGGGAGGAATCATCGGAGGGCTGGGTTCCCTGCTGGCTTTTTACCTGTCCTTCCCCCTGGGCTGGCATCTGGGCGCCACCATCATTCTGGTTCTGGGCGTCATTTTTTGCACAGCCTATTTGTATTCATCACGGTGCGGACGTTTGAAACAACGCGGAAAGAATTCTTCCCAAGTACAATAACAAAGCCCATTTTCATGACAATCCATGACACGCAGACTACTAGTCCGCCACAGGGAGCGCCATTATAATGCGGGTTGTGAAAAAATGTGAGATATGCTCTGCACCGGCAACGGTGTTCCTGACACAGATCATCAACGGGAAGTCCACCAAATTCTGCCTTTGCGCCAAATGCGCCCAGGAGCGGGGTCTGCTGGATCCAGATGCCTTCGATCTGGCGGAGAAACTGTTCCCGAACCTTCAGGGCCAATTCGGCAAGGAAGGCGCGGCGAGCCCCTCCGCCCTCATTCCGGCCCTGCAATCCCTGCCCCTCACAAGCTGTCCAATCTGCTCCTTCACCCTTCAGGATTACAAAAACGTAGGACGTCTGGGCTGCAGTGAATGCTACAACGTCTTTGAAGAAGAAATCCTCCCGCTTCTTACCCAGATCCAGCCTGATTCCCACCATCACGGGAAAACGCCGGAACGGGCCGAAAAACGCGAAACGGAAACCCAAACCATCAGTGATCTGGAACAACAGCTTTCCCTG
This region of Akkermansia muciniphila genomic DNA includes:
- a CDS encoding UvrB/UvrC motif-containing protein — encoded protein: MFLTQIINGKSTKFCLCAKCAQERGLLDPDAFDLAEKLFPNLQGQFGKEGAASPSALIPALQSLPLTSCPICSFTLQDYKNVGRLGCSECYNVFEEEILPLLTQIQPDSHHHGKTPERAEKRETETQTISDLEQQLSLAVAREDYERAAELRDQINQLRTPTN
- a CDS encoding metal ABC transporter permease; the encoded protein is MMDDFLQFLREPIAQRSLLACVMIGFANGFVSGLVILKKSALQIGTLSCALLPGIAVAVLLFGLTRWSLLTGAVVAALLVGLGSLFVSRTSRLNQDTALSILHTTAFATGFIVLVRLGLQQKIDDWLFGSIMSLSDSDLWIAFAISSVSVLLLLLFRRPILICLFDPDIATTLGIPSRLISYGIFTLIILVLVSSLQAVGAFLTLGLLVGPAATVYLLTNKPAHLFWGGGIIGGLGSLLAFYLSFPLGWHLGATIILVLGVIFCTAYLYSSRCGRLKQRGKNSSQVQ